GTGTGGTGCGTGATCGGTGGCGACGACGTCGATGATCCCCTCGGCCAGAGCGGCCCGCAGGGCGGCGACGTCCTGGCCCGTCCGCAGCGGCGGGTTGACCTTGAACACCGGGTCGTAGTTGGTCAGTGCCTCGTGGGTGAGCAACAGGTGATGCGGGGTGACCTCGGCGGTCACCCGGACCCCGCGTGCCTTGGCCTGACGGACCACCTCCACGCTGCCGGCGGTCGAGACGTGGCAGACGTGCAGCCGGCTGCCGACGTGTTCGGCGAGCAGCGCGTCGCGGGCGATGATCGCTTCCTCGGCGACCGCCGGCCACCCGGTCAGGCCCAGGCGGGTGGAGATCTCGCCCTCGTGCATCTGGGCGCCCTCGGTCAGCCGGGGCTCCTCGGCGTGCTGCGCGATCACCCCGTCGAACGCCTTGACGTACTCCAGGGCGCGGCGCATCAGCCGGGGGTCGGCGACACAGTGTCCGTCGTCGGAGAAGATCCGCACGGCGGCGGCGGAGTCTGCCATCGCGCCGAGTTCAGCGAGCCGTTCGCCGGCCAGGCCGACGGTGACCGCGCCGACCGGCTGCACGTCGACCAGCCGGGCCTCGCGGCCCAGTCGCCACACCTGTTCGACCACACCGGCGGTGTCGGCGACCGGCGAGGTGTTGGCCATCGCGCAGACGGCCGTGTAGCCGCCGAGCGCGGCGGCCCGCGACCCGGTCTCGA
The sequence above is a segment of the Solwaraspora sp. WMMD406 genome. Coding sequences within it:
- a CDS encoding dihydroorotase, giving the protein MTSYLIKGVRVLGRDRSDLLLRDGVVTEQGVGLSADGARVIDADGLVALPGLVDLHTHLREPGREDAETVETGSRAAALGGYTAVCAMANTSPVADTAGVVEQVWRLGREARLVDVQPVGAVTVGLAGERLAELGAMADSAAAVRIFSDDGHCVADPRLMRRALEYVKAFDGVIAQHAEEPRLTEGAQMHEGEISTRLGLTGWPAVAEEAIIARDALLAEHVGSRLHVCHVSTAGSVEVVRQAKARGVRVTAEVTPHHLLLTHEALTNYDPVFKVNPPLRTGQDVAALRAALAEGIIDVVATDHAPHAIEDKECEWAYARPGMLGLETALSVVLLTTALHSADGEPDWDLIAERMSRAPARIAGLTAHGHTPEVGAPANITLVDPAASRTVEPGELASRSRNTPYARMVLPGRVAATFLHGEATVLDGKAVR